ctttctttttccaggcataaaggtattttaaaatCTCCACAAGAACCATAACTAATGTGCTTACACAACTCCAACTAAGCCCTCATAATGCCACATTCAAATGCTAATACTATACAGAAGAGAGCATTGCTTACTCTTTCCTGGCCAGTCTTCATGAATTTCTTTCCAATGGACTGGTACGAGGAAAACACAACAAGCACTTGAATTCCCATATTACAGATGGCCATTGGGATCACATAGGAGACATAGTTCCTAATTGAAATGGATGAGATAATCTTATTGGATTTTGaatttctctttatttagtGCAATGAAATGCAAAGCATAAACATGGGTCTAATTGTATCTAGCTTGTCCTCTGGTCAGACAGCTAAGaaaattagtttaattagtaatttatatatattaacaatataaaatttTCATATATTAACAATTCCAGAGAGTAGTTAAATGTCAGCTGAGGAAGATAATCATATATCTATGGTTTTTGTAGATTTAATGCTCAACATAAAAAATGGCATACTGATGTTTTATGCAAGTAATGTCAATAATGtttagaataaaaagaaaaatatctatAGTTGAAGCATTCAACAATAACAATCAGATCATAACCTGTATTGTACCTGTCTCCTTTGCTCATGTCCAGAGTACAACAGGTCCTCAGTGGCTCATAGTCATACTCTCCCCAACCAATCAAAGGCATGGATGCCCAGAAGGCAGCAAAGAGCCAGATGAAGATGGCCAGTGTGATGACACAAGACCACTGCAACTTTGTTCcttaataatgaaaaacaacagaaaatcatgctttttcttcatttatgcAACATTAGCACTTTTagctttttttctccaaaatagAAACTTGGCTAAAATGGCAGTAAAATGTCTGAACTTCTGTGGTAGTAGATTGTATATTGCCTTGAAGCTTATGAAAAACTAAATGCATATGTCTCAGGACATATAAGATATGACATATAAAACATCTAACTGTTTGTTGACTGGAGAAAAGCCTGTTAATATCAGACATATAAGCCCATTAAACTTAAATTCTGTGAAAATTACAATGCAGATAATGACTAATTGTTGTCTTTGGTCTTGCTCCTTACTGGTGCAGTATTGGTGGTATCTGTCCCAAGCAATGGCTGCAATGAAGTGGATGCTGGAAAGGGCAGTTAGGAATCCATGAAAGCCATGGGTCTGACACCCTTCTGAACCATACGGCCAGTATCTGTGagtttattttttcaaaaatagtAGTTAGTTAGTCATCGACTTGCTGTTATTCACACTGTAATGAATTTAGGCTTCAAGAACTATGCACACAAAATTGCAGGTGTAAATGGAGCAAGGACATATTAAGAACAGAATAAAATCTGATCACCCAAGCATTTTACCCACTTGTTGTAGCACAAGTATAATCTCCTATTCAACTGAGACTAAAACCCCTCCCAATACATTACATCACACAACGTAATGTCTATGATCTGCTCCAAATTGGAAAGTTAAATGGGCGtaacagcagcaacacaatAATATAAACTGTTGTACAACTGCCTGAAGCTCTaacttcaagaaaaaaaaaaaaataaaaataaaaaaaaaaaatatatatatatatatatatatatatatatatatatatatatatatatatatatatatatatatatatatatatatatataaaatggtaTTAAAAGCCAAGCTGAAGTCTACAAATAGAATATGGGAATACATTTGAGAGCAGGGCACATGCAGCAGAATGCAGTGCACCATCTACAAACCTGTTAGCTCTATCTGCAAACTGGAAGGGGTCTTGAAGGGTGTTGTAATTGTCATTAtcctttcaccccccccccccattaatGGAGGTGGGAAAATGTATTAACTGATGATTAAATGTTAATGAATTTAGTGTACAACACGAATACTAAGCTTTATAATACAAACGCTTTTAACATTACTACAGTTTGGAAacaataatgtatatataacatGATTTTTCCAAAGTACATTGTTGCAGATAAACCTCACGCAGCCTTTGTAGAGCTAGTGCAGGAACATTCTGTGTTCGAACTTGCCTGCATATTGGCATATTGTACTGGCTGggccccaaatcagtatgcCGTATGCAGTATAAgaccacatttatttttatttttttcccagtacGCGGAAGATACTTGGAATATATGTAGCTACTACTCTGGCCAAATATTCTAGTACGCGACCAGAGCTATCTACGGTAGAGGAAAATCTGAAGGCGGAACTTCATACGTTCGCGTGGCCCCATAGGATGGTTTGCGTTTGTCGCATACTGGATATTATGTTTCGTACTATTACGGGACCATTagacagtatatagtatatactgagtcctgtatgcagtatacagtatgtagtaggctattttgaAAGTAGCCCGGAAAGGATATTGTATAGGTCTATTTAGACAGCGATTTCCCCTTGATACAGACGCGAACGCGGAGGTTTAGGCAGACGAAGGGGTGAACCCATAGACATTACTTCGAACCTAAAGGGATGTCACAGATATACAGAAGCTGCTTCTAATAGCATCCAGTCTCACGAACGCACGAGAACAAATCCAGCGAACATCACTTCTTCTAAACCAGCACTTCTTTTAAATCTGTCTATGCCAGCCTTTAGAAGTGAGACAAAAAGATCCCACCTCAGAAAGCTCGAGAATGCGGCAATTGTAGCATTCGTAGAAATCCCCATATCTGCTAGAGCCAAACAGAACACAAGGAAGTTAGTCGGAGTCCGCAGTTCTCGTATTTTAAGGAAAGCAACAGCGGTGACAGAATTCAGGAGGAATCCAAGGAGACCTTTGGAAGACATGAAACATATTTGGAGGCGTTAGAGGCGTtttctgtgtatataaaccGAACATGGATACATTTCACTGAACAGATACAGTCCTAAATTAGGCTGAATTAACGTTTATTGTCATAGCCAAAAGACCGTTTGTCAGTTACACCAAAATTCTCCCTGCATGTTGACCATATGCTCGACTGTTTTGAATAAACAAAGTAATGGTTCATTGACATTGTTTCTTACCCTCCACAAGCAGACAAGATCCGAGAGAAAACACGTCGAACTCAGAGAATCCTTCTGGTAGCGGATAAGAACTCATAATTAAATTGTTGCACATAGAAAATAGCAGACCTCACAGTCACCTTACGGTCGCACGATATCCCTAAATGTGATCAAAAGAAGCTTATTTTAAAGGACCATTTCACAAGAAAAAGCATGAATGTACTTCTCAAAATCCCTCTCCATGCTCCAATCCGCAAAAGaattttttaatgaacaaaagaCCATTACCCCACTAATACGTATTGCATACTGTGACAGTAAAGCACTCATTCAGTTACACAACATCTCTTTGTTTCCAGCTGGCTTGTTTTCAAGCACGTATTGTTTTGCATGGACTTTTTCATCCTCTCATTGCCCAAACCTGTTCTGAAGGCAACATATCAACAAAAACGTATTGGCAGATACATCCCCTGCTCCGTTAGTTTATGTCGGCTCTCATCTTGGTAAGGACAGTATGGTAAACAGTGGGGCAAATACACAACCATTAAATCCTGAAGGACTCCTAGAGACCCTAGCAGAAACCTCCCAGAGAAACCTAACAGCCAACAAATCCTCTCTGCAGGAAGACTCTGACAGTGGTTCACTCAGTCAAAGTCACTGGTGATACCGATTACACCGTGATTGGGCAAGATCCAAAGGCTGAGAACACAACTGTGAATAAAAACGTAGTCACAATCAACTGGTAATCCCATCCCTGCACTTGTCTGATTTTGCACAGCCATCAACTTCATTGGAATTGCATCTATCAGATCCGGTCATTTTAGGTTATCTTTGTTAGAAGACAAATCTCTTCATTTGTAGCTTCTACTTTCCCCAGTCTTTCCTGCTGCAGACCATAAGGAGGACATTTACATTGATATCTGTATTTCCAAGGAAAACACTGAGTGGAGACCTGGCTCACTATCTGCTTAGGGCAATACAGCCAAAAAGGAGCTTATCTGCAATGGAAGACCTGCTCCATCACAGACCTGCTATTGGCCATTAAGTATGACAACATAATGTCATAGTCTATCAAGTAACCTGAAGTGATTGGTGCATTGTGTTTGTAATGGGCAGTGAAAAGGAGTAGAGGCAGAATCGTATTCATATTGTGGTCATTATTTTTGGCATGATGCTAATTGTTCCAGCAGGGATGTCTGCACCCATGACACTGCtttgactgtgtgactgtgagcCAAATAATGCTCAATCTATAGataaaattttgaaaataaacagagctttaaaaacaatatccccacaatacaaaatatacagcCTATCTAGACATTCAAAGTTTTacacaatattttttaatgCTGCAGTTAAAGGATCAGGGACAAAATTTTATGTTAAAGTCACAGCATCATGTGATCACAGAAATCATGTTGTAATGTAGTTCTTTAATGAGGATCacttatttgcatttttcattatagttcttaatttttaaatgttttttattgtttcccAGAAATTCTGCCTCTGGTTGGTACTTCTCTTTGTAAAATTATTGATGAAGAGAGCTACATTGTGATTGCAAAAACAGTGATGGGACATATCTAGGGCCCTACCAAATTCAAGCCCATGAAAATCATATCACAGACACGATCAGCCTTTTCCCGGCTTTCAGATTTTCCATGAAATGCAGGAAAATCGAAACAAATTAGTCTATGAGCCTTAACTGAAAAGTGCAGTTAAATGCCAAAGCTCATCATTAAGATTTCTCTTGGAACTAAGAGACCTAGGTCAATCCCTGAAAAACAATGCCATAACATTATACCTCCTCTACCAAATTTTAcagttggcacaatgcagtcaggcaggtaacCTTATCCTGACTGATCCATCAGACTGTCCGATAGAGAAACGTGATTCATCATTCTACAGAACATGTTTCCACTGCTCTGTGCCTTACACCACTCCATCCAATGCTTCCATTGTGCTTGATAATATAAGGCTTGCATACAGCTGCTCAaccatggaaacccatgccaTGAAACTCATGGTACATGATTCTTGTGCTGATGCTGAGTCAGCAGTGTGTTGGCAACTTTTACCCAATATGCTTCTTAGCACTTGGCTAAGAAAAATGATAGGAAAAATTAACC
This region of Electrophorus electricus isolate fEleEle1 chromosome 11, fEleEle1.pri, whole genome shotgun sequence genomic DNA includes:
- the rgra gene encoding retinal G protein coupled receptor a isoform X2; the encoded protein is MCNNLIMSSYPLPEGFSEFDVFSLGSCLLVEDMGISTNATIAAFSSFLRYWPYGSEGCQTHGFHGFLTALSSIHFIAAIAWDRYHQYCTRTKLQWSCVITLAIFIWLFAAFWASMPLIGWGEYDYEPLRTCCTLDMSKGDRNYVSYVIPMAICNMGIQVLVVFSSYQSIGKKFMKTGQERFNCTTPMKTLLFCWGPYGILAFYATVKNANLLSPKLRMIAPIMAKASPTFNVFVYALGNEKYRGGIWQLLTGQKIDAQATENKSK
- the rgra gene encoding retinal G protein coupled receptor a isoform X1, producing the protein MCNNLIMSSYPLPEGFSEFDVFSLGSCLLVEGLLGFLLNSVTAVAFLKIRELRTPTNFLVFCLALADMGISTNATIAAFSSFLRYWPYGSEGCQTHGFHGFLTALSSIHFIAAIAWDRYHQYCTRTKLQWSCVITLAIFIWLFAAFWASMPLIGWGEYDYEPLRTCCTLDMSKGDRNYVSYVIPMAICNMGIQVLVVFSSYQSIGKKFMKTGQERFNCTTPMKTLLFCWGPYGILAFYATVKNANLLSPKLRMIAPIMAKASPTFNVFVYALGNEKYRGGIWQLLTGQKIDAQATENKSK